AACCTATTGCATAGCGGGGAAGATGGCTTTAAAATATAGTCTCAGTTAGCAATTTTCGTTGGCGGGAGAGGATGATGAAGAAAATGAGGAAGGGGATTTCCGTTATCGGCGTGCCGATGTGGCTAGGCCAGACGCGGTTTGGCGCCAACCTGGGGCCTGATGCCATGCGCGCGGCCGGTTTGGTGACGCGGTTGAAGGGGCTGGCGTACCGCGTCAGCGACGAAGGCATATCGCGGTCGGTACGAAAGCGCCCTACAAGCGTCAGAACAAAATGCTGAAAAATTTGCAGCCAATCGTCGCGGCGAGTGAAAAAGTAGCGGCCAAGGTATCACGCACGGTGGCCGCCGGACGGTTTCCGCTCATCCTCGGCGGCGACCACAGCATCGCCATTGGCACGCTTGCCGGCATCTCCCGCCATTACGCCAACCTGGGCGTAATCTGGTATGACGCTCATGGCGACCTGAACACTCCGGAAACTACTCCCAGCGGCAACATCCACGGCATGCCGCTGGCTGCCAGCATGGGCCTGGGCCATCCGGCCTTAACCGGGATTGGCGGTTATGTAGGCAAAGTGAAAGCGGAAAATATCGTGATGATTGGCATTCGGGATTTAGACCCCGGCGAGCGCCTGCTTATTGCCGAACGGAAAATCCGGGTATATACCGCCGATGATGTTAGTCGCTTAGGTATTGCGCGAGTAATAGCTGAAACGGTTGATTATCTGTCTGCCCGATGCGATGGCGTTCATCTCAGTTTTGACCTTGATGGCATTGATCCGCTGGAAGTTCCCGGCGTAGGTACGCCGGTGGCGGGTGGTATTAGCTATAGCGACAGCCTTGCTGCGCTTGTCCTGCTGCACCAATCAGGCATCATAACGTCGGCCGAGTTTGTCGAAGTCAACCCGCTGCTTGACCGGGACGACCGCACCGTGAGCGCCGCTTTGGCTCTGGCCGGCGCGCTCTTTGGCGAGGAGGTTGACAGTGAGGGGACTTGCTGGCCGGCAGTGGCGACATCGTCGGTCACCGCCTCAGCGGCCAAACGCTAATATGATTATGTAGCAAAAGGGGAACCCTGTAAATGCAGGTTTCCCTTTTTGGTTATATTGGAAAGACAAATGGTGATGAAGTATAAAATTTTTCTGATTTTCCTTTATAATAGAAGTATGGCAGTATTTACCCTAGGAGTGATCGTATGCGCGAGTTTGAAATCAATACGCCGGCCGAAGGCTTTATTGATATAACCGATTTGGTTGCCGCCGCGGTTGAAGCTGCTGCGGTGCAGCAGGGGCTCTGTCAAATTTTTGTGCCCCATACTACCGCGGCGGTTACAATTAACGAAAACGCTGACCCCGACGTTGTCCGCGACATGCTGGCGGCGCTGGCGGAAATGGCGCCGCGCCTGCCTTACCGCCATCGGGAGGGCAATTCGCTGGCTCATGTTAAGAGTTCACTTTTAGGGTGTTCCGTGACGGTGCCAATCGTGGCTGGCAGGCTTTGGCTGGGCAGGTGGCAGGGTATTTATTTTTGCGAGTTCGACGGTCCGCGCCGCCGTAAATTTGTTGTCAATATTGTGGGTGCTTAGCATGTTTGTCGCCGTGTGCATCATTGACCTTTTTCTGCCGGGCGCCGGGTCATTGAAAGGCAAACGCCAAATTCTCAAAAGTATCATAGAGCGCATTAAGGCCCGTACCAATGCGTCGGTGGCCGAGACCGACGCCCAGGATCTTTGGCAGCGTGCCGTCATCGCCGTGGCGATGGTGAGTGGTGACAAGGCGCTATTAGAGCGGCAAATTAGCATTATCCGGCGGATTGTGGAAGACAACGCCGAAGTGGAACAAGTAGATTTTACTGTGGAATATCTATAACCGGGAGGGCAACAAGGGCGATAAGAAGCTGGTTGAAGCTGGTTGATGCCGAAATGATATTCTTGCTGGTGGCGTCTTTCTGGGGGATAAATCCGCCAATTATGAAGGTAGGGCTGGCTTATCTCCGGTAAGCGTGGCGATTATAAACGCGGCTATGGGAAAAATTACATTTGACGGCTCGCGTTTACTATGTTATAGTAGAGCAAGTTCAGTTTGCCGCCACAGGCATTTGCCTTCGCATTCCAGTCCTTTCTCTGCACTGGCATTGGTAATTTTGTGGCTAATTCTGAGATCAGTAATTGCCAATACAGTTTAGGGGGGAGGCAACAAAATGATGAGTGTTGAAAAACAGGTGAGAAAGCTGTGCAAGCAGCTCATTCGCCTTGGTTATTACCCGTTCCAGATTCGCAGCATGATGCAGGAGGCCATCGGCACCGTTATCATGGATGACATGGATGAACAACAGCAAAAGCGACTAGTGAACGTATTGCAAAAATATGTGGAACTGGGTAATGACTTTCTGTTAAGCTACAGCAAATAAAAACTCCCTTCTGCTTTGGGCAGAAGGGAGTTTTTATTTGCTACCCGTTGCGTACTACCCTGAAAAATCAGTGACTTCAAGTTGGAAAATATAGGGAACCACAGAGGACGCGGAGAAATTTAAATTATTATATTCTTCGCGTGATAGATATCACGCGCTCTGTGTCCTCTGTGGTTAA
Above is a genomic segment from Thermosinus carboxydivorans Nor1 containing:
- a CDS encoding secondary thiamine-phosphate synthase enzyme YjbQ is translated as MREFEINTPAEGFIDITDLVAAAVEAAAVQQGLCQIFVPHTTAAVTINENADPDVVRDMLAALAEMAPRLPYRHREGNSLAHVKSSLLGCSVTVPIVAGRLWLGRWQGIYFCEFDGPRRRKFVVNIVGA
- a CDS encoding DUF503 domain-containing protein; translated protein: MFVAVCIIDLFLPGAGSLKGKRQILKSIIERIKARTNASVAETDAQDLWQRAVIAVAMVSGDKALLERQISIIRRIVEDNAEVEQVDFTVEYL
- the rocF gene encoding arginase, whose product is MLKNLQPIVAASEKVAAKVSRTVAAGRFPLILGGDHSIAIGTLAGISRHYANLGVIWYDAHGDLNTPETTPSGNIHGMPLAASMGLGHPALTGIGGYVGKVKAENIVMIGIRDLDPGERLLIAERKIRVYTADDVSRLGIARVIAETVDYLSARCDGVHLSFDLDGIDPLEVPGVGTPVAGGISYSDSLAALVLLHQSGIITSAEFVEVNPLLDRDDRTVSAALALAGALFGEEVDSEGTCWPAVATSSVTASAAKR